One genomic region from Chromatiales bacterium encodes:
- the rpsP gene encoding 30S ribosomal protein S16, translated as MVIVRLARGGAKKHPFYHIVVTDTRRSRDSGYIEKLGYFNPFATEKEVPVVLNLERFNYWISKGAQSSQRVSSIIAKSDKAQFINKAKTKPDAQTKKTTTESIQESSSTETTEQMVADAATATAAEEQEEVQASASQPELELQDSSQRKQEKQQTTLAAEEAESEDKVPPAEAIETNKKSNDK; from the coding sequence ATGGTAATTGTCAGACTTGCTAGGGGTGGTGCAAAGAAACACCCTTTTTATCATATCGTTGTAACCGATACTAGGCGGTCTCGCGATAGTGGCTATATAGAAAAGCTGGGTTATTTCAATCCTTTTGCCACCGAAAAAGAGGTGCCGGTTGTATTAAACCTAGAGAGGTTTAATTATTGGATTTCCAAAGGCGCTCAATCCTCGCAACGAGTCTCATCTATTATTGCTAAATCGGACAAAGCGCAGTTCATTAATAAAGCAAAGACGAAGCCTGACGCGCAAACTAAAAAAACTACTACTGAGTCAATACAAGAATCTTCTTCCACTGAGACTACGGAGCAGATGGTGGCTGACGCAGCAACCGCAACGGCAGCCGAAGAGCAAGAAGAAGTCCAAGCGAGTGCATCACAGCCGGAACTAGAACTGCAAGACAGCAGTCAACGCAAACAAGAAAAACAGCAAACAACTTTAGCGGCAGAGGAAGCAGAATCGGAAGACAAAGTGCCACCTGCAGAAGCAATCGAGACCAATAAGAAAAGCAACGATAAATAA
- the trmD gene encoding tRNA (guanosine(37)-N1)-methyltransferase TrmD — translation MRIDTVSIFPEMFATMQTGVVGRAIQNNILQLQNWNPRDYSEDAHARVDDRPYGGGPGMLMMAQPLRAALREVKAKQQGSYKTIYMSPQGHRLNQQTINRLAQYDGLVLLAGRYEGVDERLIELEIDEEWSIGDYVISGGELATMILIDAVARQCEGVLGEQESAKQDSFMRGLLDCPHYTRPANFEGLSVPDVLLSGNHQQIRYWRLQQSLIRTFERRPDLFEQYVLNDEEQYIISDYLKNKAIHQRRK, via the coding sequence ATGAGAATAGATACGGTTTCAATTTTCCCAGAGATGTTTGCCACTATGCAAACTGGTGTGGTCGGACGAGCCATACAAAACAATATCCTGCAGTTGCAAAACTGGAACCCTAGGGATTATAGCGAAGATGCACACGCAAGGGTTGATGATCGTCCTTACGGTGGCGGACCTGGCATGCTGATGATGGCACAACCGCTGCGGGCAGCTTTACGAGAGGTGAAAGCAAAGCAACAAGGTTCGTATAAAACCATCTATATGAGTCCTCAGGGTCATCGCCTGAACCAACAAACCATCAACCGTCTGGCACAATACGACGGTTTGGTATTACTCGCCGGCCGCTATGAGGGTGTTGATGAACGGCTCATAGAATTAGAGATAGACGAAGAATGGTCGATCGGCGACTATGTAATCAGCGGTGGTGAATTGGCGACGATGATACTCATTGATGCCGTTGCCCGCCAATGCGAGGGTGTGTTGGGAGAACAAGAATCGGCTAAACAAGATTCGTTTATGCGCGGACTTTTGGATTGTCCGCATTATACCCGCCCTGCGAACTTTGAGGGTTTGTCAGTACCCGATGTGTTATTGAGCGGCAATCACCAACAAATACGATATTGGCGTCTGCAACAATCACTCATTAGGACTTTTGAAAGGCGGCCAGATTTATTTGAACAGTATGTATTAAATGACGAAGAACAATATATAATAAGCGACTACTTGAAAAATAAAGCCATCCATCAAAGAAGGAAATAA
- the rplS gene encoding 50S ribosomal protein L19, which produces MNNIIESLEAEQTDKELPDFQAGDTVVVQVEVKEGERKRLQAFEGVVIAKYNRGFNSSFTVRKNSHGEGVERVFQTYSPLVDSVKVKRRGKVRRAKLYYLRKLSGKAARLKEKI; this is translated from the coding sequence ATGAACAATATCATAGAATCTCTAGAAGCCGAGCAGACTGATAAAGAATTACCTGATTTTCAAGCCGGCGATACGGTGGTCGTGCAAGTTGAAGTCAAAGAGGGCGAGCGTAAAAGGTTACAGGCTTTTGAAGGTGTTGTAATAGCCAAATACAATCGTGGTTTCAATTCTTCGTTTACAGTTAGAAAAAACTCGCACGGCGAAGGCGTAGAAAGAGTATTCCAGACTTACAGCCCGCTAGTCGACAGTGTGAAAGTCAAACGACGCGGCAAAGTACGAAGAGCCAAGCTATATTACCTGCGCAAATTAAGCGGTAAAGCTGCACGCCTCAAAGAAAAAATTTAA